A single region of the Triplophysa dalaica isolate WHDGS20190420 chromosome 15, ASM1584641v1, whole genome shotgun sequence genome encodes:
- the LOC130436778 gene encoding LOW QUALITY PROTEIN: NACHT, LRR and PYD domains-containing protein 1 homolog (The sequence of the model RefSeq protein was modified relative to this genomic sequence to represent the inferred CDS: inserted 1 base in 1 codon) has product MISCIGAVKVFDYFFFVFYRFSKANDQNIHPLLNCQSCISIVDSDQWVQTEPSICTDEDMSKFRVSTEPGRYECIRTRMRWVCDCDVTLQYHVVDPRFLNLQCNRVGPVIDVTVISGELEEVHLPHCVCLGNDDPSLKDAVKALSIKDEGTYEEPVQLTRFHAKIVHPSFYLKTLIINWIMSWNAHCDLLMFMSRIDPLILHVYFFPFDDHFKNAVEEKEKSSYPIEHPRPDKPFRMKTAHFLNVPGASVHPKEWITLRRDFIPNFFKVKTRLENDLEMTLIRDEEQNTVWTAVIEKDELDQINPKKDELRLPQSDKDKAXIFDKNYADLIQRVTNVKIIADQLLQQNMIHQELYSQITHETLTSADSMRKLCSDIRHRNIVTEKAKLITILKMRSFMTDFTSV; this is encoded by the exons ATGATATCATGCATTGGTGCAGTTAAAGTCTTTGACTatttcttctttgtgttctacagatTCTCCAAAGCTAATGATCAGAATATTCACCCACTGCTGAACTGTCAGTCTTGCATCAGTATAGTAGATTCTGATCAGTGGGTTCAGACGGAGCCGTCGATCTGTACAGATGAAGACATGTCAAAGTTCAGGGTCAGCACTGAGCCAGGCCGCTACGAGTGTATCAGGACCAGAATGCGATGGGTCTGTGACTGTGACGTCACCCTTCAGTATCATGTCGTAGACCCTCGGTTCCTCAATCTGCAGTGTAACCGAGTTGGTCCAGTGATTGATGTGACGGTGATCTCAGGAGAACTGGAAGAAGTTCATCTGCCCCACTGTGTCTGTTTAGGAAATGATGATCCCTCTCTCAAAGATGCTGTGAAAGCCCTCAGCATAAAAGATGAAGGAACATATGAAGAGCCTGTTCAGTTGACCCGATTTCATGCTAAAATTGTCCACCCATCATTCTatctaaaaacattaattataaaTTGGATAATGTCATGGAATGCACACTGTGATCTTCTTATGTTCATGTCTCGTATAGATCCCCTCATTCTACATGTCTACTTTTTTCCATTTgatgatcattttaaaaatgctgtggaggaaaaagaaaaatcaagcTATCCAATCGAGCATCCCAGACCTGACAAGCCATTTAGGATGAAAACAGCCCACTTCCTTAATGTTCCTGGTGCCTCTGTCCATCCCAAAGAATGGATCACACTGAGAAGAGACTTCATCCCAAATTTCTTCAAGGTCAAGACGCGTCTGGAGAATGATCTTGAAATGACTCTCATCAGAGATGAGGAACAAAACACTGTCTGGACTGCAGTAATTGAGAAAGATGAACTTGATCAGATCAATCCAAAGAAAGATGAGCTGAGACTGCCTCAGAGTGATAAGGATAAAG GCATTTTTGATAAGAATTATGCAGATCTCATTCAGAGAGTAACAAATGTTAAGATCATTGCCGATCAACTGCTTCAGCAGAACATGATTCACCAGGAACTATATTCTCAAATCACACATGAAACATTAACCAGTGCAGACAGTATGAGAAAGCTCTGTTCAGACATTCGCCACAGAAACATTGTCACAGAGAAAGCAAAATTAATCACAATTCTTAAAATGAGAAGCTTTATGACTGATTTTACATCTGTCTGA